The Terriglobales bacterium DNA segment GTGTTGGAGGAAGCCTTCACCATCGAGAACAGGTTGCTCACCGCCAACGGCAAGCTGAAGCGCGACGCCATCACGGCGCGCTTCAGCGATGACATTGAATCGTTGTACGCAGCAAAACAGGCATGAAGGACTTCAAAGGCAAGACACTCTCTTGGGAACTGGCCGACGGCGCCATCGAACTGGCGCTCCACCGCGAGCCCTGCAACGAGATCAGCCGGGCGACCCTCGAAGAGCTGGAACAATTCGCCGCCGCCCTGGAGAAGGGAAGCGCCGACGCTCACGCCCTCATCCTCTATAGCCGGATGAAGGCCGGTTTCTCCGCTGGGGCCGACCTGCGCGAGCTCCATTCCCTCATGGAGCAGCACCCGACGAAAGAAGTCGCTGCCGGCGCGCGTGACTTCCTGGAGCGGATCCACCGCGTCATGAACACGATCGACGCCGCGCCGCTCACCACCATCGCCGCCGTCCACGGCGTCTGCTTCGGCGGTGGCTTCGAGCTGGCCCTGGCCTGCGACCTCATCATCGCCGACAAGATGGCCCGCTTCTGCTTCCCCGAGCTGCGCTTGGGCCTCATCCCCGGCTGGGGCGGCATTCCCCGCCTCAAGCGCGACCTGGGCAACGCCGTCGTCCGCGACCTGCTGCTCACCGGGCGCAGCTTGAACGCCAGCCGCGCGCTGAGCGTGGGACTGGTCAGCCAGGTGGCGGCCGAGGGAGAAGCTCTGCGCCTGGCTCGCGCCACCGCCGCGCAAGTCGGCAAGTTCGACCGCGAGACGCGCATCGCCGCCAAGAAGTTCCTTAAGCCCATCCCGCACGACGACTTGCGCCGCGAGATCGACCTCTTCTGCGAACTCCTCGCCCGCCCCGCCGTCAAAGCCGGCCTGAGGAAGTTCGTGGAGAGCACCGGCGCCCAGCCGTATCTGCCGTGAGGCTTAGCCGCGTCAAAGGAGGAACGCCTATGCACGCGAGAAGAAACATGCTCGTATTGATCGCCTGCGCCATGGCCATTGGGCTCAGCGCCTGCGCTCAGTCCCCTCTGAAAGTCCTGTCGGCGACGCGCTACAAGGGGCATCCCCTCGGACCTTCGGACGGTTTCCCGGAAAAGCCCGGGTACGTGTTCCTGAAGTTGAGCTACCTCGACCTTTCTGAAGACGACCGCAAGAAGGACTTGTACATCACGGACGGGAAGACCCGCTATCCAGTTCAGTTCGTGGGGTTCTCCATTGATGGCGCCAAGAGGCACTCGTTTGTCGTGGCAACAGTTCCCGCGAGTCAACTTGAGTTTCAGGCCGTTTTGGGCGACTATCCCCCTACAAGCTTCAAAGTGGACAGTGTCATCCTCGATCAACCATAGGGTCTAAGAGACTTGCGATGCCTACCCTCGACCAGACCCTCGACCAGATTCTTACCCTGGCAGCCACTCACTTCAAGGTGCCGCGCGAGCAGCTCTCGCCCGACGACGACTTCTTCAAGAAGCTGGGCATCGACAGCCTGCAGACGCTCGAACTGCTCACCCGCCTCGAGAACCACTTCCAGGTCGAGCTGCCCGACTATGAGCTGCAGGGCGTCTCCGACTTCCGCACCCTCGCCGGCAAGATCCAGGCCCGCCTGTAATCGAGCCATCGAGTCATCGATCCATATGGCCATTTGCGCTCCTGGCCGCCCGTGGTGAATCATTCCGTGTTTCAATGACCCAATGACCCGATCATCCAATCACACGATTCTCATAGATGCTTGACCTCACCCAACACTCCTCCCTCGGCTCGGCCTTGCGCGAGGCCCTCGTCCACTGGCCCAACGAAGTCTGCCTGATCGAGGCCGACCGCGAGCGCGAGAACTGCCGCCTCACCTACCGCCAGTTCGGAGAAGCCGCCCTGCCCCTGGCCCGCGCCCTGCAAGATGCGGGCTTCGCTGCCGGCGACCGCGCCGCCATCATCATGACCAACCAGTCCAAGTGGCTCATCTCCGCCTACGCCATCTTCTACTGCGGCGGAGTGCTGGTGCCGCTCGACTACAAGCTCACCGCCAGCGAGCACCTTGCGCTTCTCGCCCATTCGAAAGCCAAGGTCTTGATCGTGGAGTACCACCTGTGGCGCGCCATCGCGGCAGCGCCGGAGTTCAGCAACCTGAAAGCTGCGACCATCCTGGTGACCGAAGCTCCGCCCAGCGCGGACCTCGCCGGCGCGCGCCGCTGGGAGGAATTCAAATCCGCCGCCGAGTCCGCCTTCGTCCCGCGCACACGTGACGACTGGGCCTCGATCGTCTACTCCTCCGGCACCGGAGGCCACCCCAAGGGCTGCGTGATGACCCACGGCAACTACCTCGAGCAGTGCGTCTCCCTGACCGCGCTCTATCCCTTCTGGCCGGGCGTGCGCTACCTGAGCATCCTACCCACCAACCACGCCATTGACTTCATGGTGGGATTCATCGGCCCCTTCACCTGTGGTGCCGCGGTCGTGCACCTGCGCACCCTCCGCCCGGAGTTCGTCCGCGAAGCCTTCCCCCGCTACAAGATCACCTACATGGCCCTCGTCCCGCTGGTGCTCAAGAACCTGGAGAAGGGACTGCGCGACCGCTTCGCCGCTCTGCCGGCTGCTAAGCGCCTGATGCTGAACTCGCTCATCGCACTCAACCGCGCGCTCACCTGGCGACGCCCGCACCTGAAGCTCAGTCGCATACTGCTCGGCCAGGTGCATGCTGCCTTCGGCGGGGAATTGCGCGCGCTCTTCGTCGGCGGCGCCTTCACCGAGCCCGCCACGCTGCAGTTCTTCTATGACCTGGGCATCGCCGTGTCCAACGGCTACGGCCTCACCGAAGCCGGCACCGCCATCACCGTCAACGACTTCAAGCCCTTCCGTCCGGACACGGTCGGCCGGCCGCTCCCCGGCATGGAGGTGCGCATCGTCGAGCCCGCTTCGGACGGCATCGGCGAAGTCGCCGTCCGCAGCCAGACTCTCATGTCCCAGTACCTCGACGAGCCCGAACTCACCGCCGAGACCCTCCGTGACGGCTGGCTCTTCACCGGCGACCTGGGACGCCTGGACTCCTCCGGCCACCTGCAACTTTTCGGCCGCAAGAAGAACATGATCGTCACCGCCGGCGGCAAGAACATCTATCCCGAGGACATCGAGAATGCCTTCGAGGGCCTGGCGGTGAAGGAATACAGCGTCTTCGCCGCCAACTACATCTGGGCCGAACGCGGCCTGGGCGGCGAGCAACTCGTCATCGTCCTGCGCCTGGACGGCGGGGCCGAAGTTCCCGACTCACTGCGCCGCGACCTCGAAGCCCGCAACCGCCGCCTGCCGGACTTCAAGCGTGTCCACGGCTATGTGCTGTGGGAGCAAGACTTCCCGCGCACCGCCTCGCTCAAGATCAAGCGCCACGAGCTGGCGGAGGCCATCCGCCTCGAGCGCCAGCGCGCCGACTCCGTGATTCCGCTGTGAGCGCTCCCATCGGTGAAATCGGTTAAACTGCAAGGCGACCTCTTTATGGGCCGCTTCCCACGCTCTGTCCTCGGCGCGCTGCTCTTCTGCCTGCTCGCGAGCTTCGCCGCCGCCGCTCCCGAAGATCCCTCTACCATCGCCGCGGCCTTCACCACGAGCGGCTTCGCCGCTTACTACGTGATGGACTACGACGGCGCCATCCGCAACTTCGAGCGCGCCGCCGAAGCCAGTCCCGACGATCCCTTTGCCGTCAACCATCTGCTCTCCGCGGTGCTTTTCCGCGAGCTTTACCGCGCCGGAGCGCTCGATACCAGCCTCTACTCCAATAACAGCTTTCTCGACCGGCGGCAGTTTCCCATTGACCCGGCTGCGCGCGAGCGCATCCGCCAGCTCACTGACCGCGCCCTCGCACTCTCCGAGGCGCGCCTAAGCGCGAATCCCAAGGACGTGGACGCCCTCTATGCCCGCGGCGTCACCCGCAGCCTACGCGCCACTTACATCGGACTGGTGGAGAAGTCGTGGTACGCGGCGCTCAAGTCGGCCTGGGGCGCGCGCAGCGACCACGAAGAAGTGCTCCGCCTTTCGCCCGGCTACGCCGACGCCAAGGCCGTGGTCGGCATCCACGAATACATCTCAGCCAACCTGCCGTTCTTCATCAAGGTGCTGGCCCAATTCACCGGCCACGGCGGTAGCAGAGAGAAGGGCCTGAGCTATCTCGCCGACGCCGGGGCGCACGGCAAGGAGACCAGCGTGGACGCGCGCATCATGCTCGCCGTCTTCCTGCGCCGCGAGCAGCGCTTCCTGGACGCGCTCCAGGTGGCCCGCGGCCTCAGCGCCGCCTACCCCCGCAATTTCCTCCTCGCGCTAGAGGAAGCCAACATCCTCAACGACGCCGGGCGCGGACAGGAAGCCATCGCCGCCTATCGCAAAGTTCTGAACGCCGGCCGCGCCGGCTCTTACTTCTATCCCCACCTGGAACTCGCCGCCTGGGGACTGGGCGAGTCGCTGCGCGGCCAGCGCCAGATCGCCGCCGCCGCCGAGGCCTACGACTCCGTCCTGGCTTTTCCCCGCACCGAACCCGAACTGCGCCGCAAAGCCACCTTGGCCGCCGGCGAGATGTACGACCTGCTACAGAAGCGCGACCTCGCCGTCCAGCGGTACAACGCGGTAATCGCCGCACAGCCTGATTCCGAGCAGGCCCAGACCGCCCGCAAGCACCTCCGCGAGCCCTATCGCCTTCCGTAGCGCCGGGGTTGCCCCGCCCCGGTCGCCGGAACTTTTCTCCGCCCCCGGCCGTATCCCCCATCGGGAGGCATAGCCATGTACTGCAACTACTGCGGTAAGGTCATCCAGGAAGACCATCTGCTTTGCGCCTACTGCGGCAAGCGCGTGGGAGCCGACGTCGCGCGCCGCCGCCTGGTGCGCCCTCGCGAGGGAAGGGTGTTCGCCGGAGTCTGCCGGGGCTTCGCGGAGTATTTTGACCTAGACGTCAGCGTGGTCCGCGTGGCCTGGGTGCTGGTGGCGCTCTTCGGCGGCGGCGGCGTTCTGGCTTACGTCATCGCCTGGATCGTGGTTCCCACCGAGCCCGAAAAGCTGTCCGCGCCCGCCGCGCCGCCCGTGCAAGCTCAGAACTCGTAGGTTGCCCCATCTGACTGCTCCCGGCTTCGGAGCGACCTACCCTGAGCAAGGCCGAAGTGGTAGGGTTGTGGTATGCGCCTCTCCAGCCAGGACGCAGAGATTCACTATGAGATTCTGGGCGAAGGCCCGGACCTTGTCCTGCTTCATCCCTTTCCCACCAATCACCGCTTCTGGATGGGCGTGGCCGACATGCTGGCCTCGCGCTACCGACTGATCGCTTACGACCTGCGCGGGCATGGCGACTCCACCCCGGGTGCCGGGCCGGCCACCATGGAGAAGCACGCCGCCGACCTGGCCCGCCTGTGCGATGTCAATAAAGTCCGCAAAGCCATCTTTGCCGGCGTTTCCGTCGGCGGCTATGTGCTCTTCGAGTTCTGGCGGCGGCATCGCGAGCGCGTGGCGGCGCTCATCCTCTCCGACACCCGCGCCTCTGCGGATACCGAGGAAGGCCGCGCCGCGCGCCTGAAGTCCGCGGAAGAAGTTCAGAAGAACGGTCCGGCCGCTTTCCTGGAAAGCATGGTTCCCAAACTCCTCGGCCAGCACACACGCGACAACCGCCCAGACGTGGTCGACGGCGCGCGCAAGATGATGGCGAAGATGACCGCCGCGGGCATCGTCGCCATACAGCAGGGAATGGCCGCGCGTCCGGATTCGGTCCCTACGCTCGCCACCGTGAACGTGCCCACGCTCGTTCTGGTCGGCGCCGAGGACACGCTCACTCCCCCGGCCGACGCCGAGTTCATCCATCAGCACATCCCTGGCAGCCGCCTCGAGGTCATCCCCAGCGCCGGCCACCTCGCCATCTACGAGCAGCGTAATTCCGCCGGGAAGGTGATCCGTGACTTTCTGCACGGCCTGAAACCGTACCTTCCAAAGTTTTGAAATTCGGCAATCGGCAATCTACAATCGGCAATCGATGCTCGACGCCTACCTCGTCCCCGAAAAGACTACCGTCACCGCCCAAGGTGACGGCGCGCCTGTGGATGTGAGCGCCGCCGCTGGCTCGACCTTGCTCGCAACCCTGCACATCACCCGCATCGTCGAGCAGGAGGCGCTCGACGTCAGCCTCTGGGGCTCGGCCGACGGCACGGCCTGGGGCCCGAGGTCCCTCGCCGCCTTCCCCCAGAAGTTCTACGTCGGCCAGCACCCGCTGCTCCTCGACCTCAGTGCGCACCCTGACGTGAAATTCCTGCGCGCTCACTGGGAGGTCAACCGTTGGGGTCGCGGCTCCGACACTCCCATGTTCGAGTTCCACGTCACGCTGAAGCAAGTGCCCAAGGAAGTCCTGGCGGAAGCGGCAGCGAGCACGCGGCGCTGAGTCTCCAAGGGCTCTATAATCAGACGCTTACGCCCGAGACCTCGCTTCTTTCATGAAAAACGCCTCGTCGTTTCCATGAAAAACGAAATCATCCTGCAGCCAGCGCGCAATCTGGTCGGGACGCTGCGCCTTCCCGGCGACAAATCCATCTCCCACCGCTACGCCATGCTGGCGGCCCTGGCCGATGGCCGTACGGTTCTCGAGAACTTCTCCACCGGCGAGGACTGCGCTCACACCCTCGGATGCCTGCGCGCCCTGGGTTGCGGCGTGGAGCAGACGGGAGGCGGCCGGGTCGAGATCGAAGGCCGGGGCAGGGAGCTCGGGGCGCCCTCCGCGCCACTCGACTGTGGCAACTCCGGTTCCACCATGCGCATGCTGACCGGGATTCTCGCGGCGCAGAACTTTGCCAGCGAGCTCGCCGGCGACGCCTCGCTCTCCCGCCGTCCCATGGCCCGCGTCATCGAGCCGCTCACCGTAATGGGCGCGCACATTTCCTCGGCCGAGGGCGCCCGGCCCCCGCTGCGCATCACCGGAGCGAAGCTCCGCGCCATCGATTACAAGATGCCCGTGGCCAGCGCCCAGGTGAAATCGTCCGTGCTCTTTGCTGGATTGCTCGCCGAAGGCCAAACCTTTGTGGAAGAACCGCTGCCCACCCGCGACCACGGCGAACTGGCGCTGCAAGCTTTTGGCGCAGAGATCACCCGGACGCGCAATCGGGTGGGCATCACCGGCGGGCAGAAGTTGCGCGCCATCGAGGCGCCCATTCCCGCAGACATCTCCACCGCCGCCTTCTTCCTCTGCGCCGCGGCGCTGTTTCCCGAATCGAGCCTCACCATCGAAGACCTGCTGCTCAACCCGACGCGCGCCGCCGTGCTCGACGTGCTGGCTGCCATGGGCGCCCGCATCCTCACCTTGAGCCTCGAAGTCCACAACGGAGAGCTTGTCGGCACGGTAAAGCTGGAAGCCGCGGCGCTCAAAGGCGCGAGCATCTCCGGCGCGCAGACCGCCGCGCTCATTGACGAGCTGCCGGTGCTCGCCGCGATCGCGCCCTACACGGAAGAGGGAATCGAGATTCGCGACGCGCGCGAGCTGCGCGTGAAAGAATCCGACCGCATCGCCGCCATCGCCGCCGGCCTGCGCGCCATGGGCGCAGAGGTAGAAGAGCGCGAGGACGGCCTGCGCATCCCCGGCCGCCAGCGGCTGCGCGGCGCGCGCGTGGACTCTGCCGGCGACCACCGTATCGCCATGGCCTTCGCCGTCGCCGCCCTCCGCGCTGAGGGCGAGACCACCCTCAGCGGCGCCCAAGCCGCCGCTGTCTCCTACCCTGAATTCTTCGCCACCCTGGAATCTCTGGTCGAGCGCTGAAGGGTTCCGCCACGAAGGCTTGGGGCTGTGCTAGATTTGAAGCTCGGTGGGCGCGTAGCTCAGTCCGGTAGAGCAATGCCCTTTTAAGGCATGGGTCGAAGGTTCGAATCCTTCCGCGCTCACCAAGTTTTCTGCGAGCCGTTCCTTGAGAGAGGTCCCTCCCCGTTCGCTTCGCTCAGGGTCGGGATTTCGCCTGCGGGCTCCCGGCCGCCCTAGCGGCCTCACGCCCGCAAGACGGCTCAAGTTCGAATCCTTCCGTGCTCACCAGAAGAACCAGTGGCTCTAGCCAGTGGTCAGTAGCCAGTCGGAAGACCAGCCCTCAGCCGTCAGCAAGAGGCAACCCAACTCTCCATAGAGGCTTGACAGCACGACTGCCAAGTTCAACCGCCAGCGACGTGTGGGATTGGGGACTCGGGCTTAGAAAAAACGGACGGCGGATCGGACCGCGACCTGAGCCCCTTCGCGGGGCGACATCCCATTCGGTCGTGGTGGCGGGGATGCGGTAGCCAGCAAGCGAGTGATAATTAAGGAGTTACATCTAAGTTCCTAAGCGGGGGTAGGTAACACCTGCGAGGTGCCACACTTTTTTTTGGGGGGGGGTTGCAAAACTATCCAGTCGGCCTAATTAAGGAGTAAAGTAAGCGGAGTCTTTCCCCCAGAAGACCCTCGGCCCATTTTCAAGGTTTGCGTAGCAAGGTAGAGATCATGAGCGCTCGGTTTGTCCGACTTGGCGGCTTGTCTTGTATCGCACCTTCAGTGGGCAGATGGCGCATCCAAAGGAGAGCAAAATGAGGCCTCGCAAGAATCTGGTTTATCTGCTGTCGCTAGGGCTTTTGCTGTTGGCGATGGCTGCGACTTACGGTTGCGGCGGC contains these protein-coding regions:
- a CDS encoding AMP-binding protein, coding for MLDLTQHSSLGSALREALVHWPNEVCLIEADRERENCRLTYRQFGEAALPLARALQDAGFAAGDRAAIIMTNQSKWLISAYAIFYCGGVLVPLDYKLTASEHLALLAHSKAKVLIVEYHLWRAIAAAPEFSNLKAATILVTEAPPSADLAGARRWEEFKSAAESAFVPRTRDDWASIVYSSGTGGHPKGCVMTHGNYLEQCVSLTALYPFWPGVRYLSILPTNHAIDFMVGFIGPFTCGAAVVHLRTLRPEFVREAFPRYKITYMALVPLVLKNLEKGLRDRFAALPAAKRLMLNSLIALNRALTWRRPHLKLSRILLGQVHAAFGGELRALFVGGAFTEPATLQFFYDLGIAVSNGYGLTEAGTAITVNDFKPFRPDTVGRPLPGMEVRIVEPASDGIGEVAVRSQTLMSQYLDEPELTAETLRDGWLFTGDLGRLDSSGHLQLFGRKKNMIVTAGGKNIYPEDIENAFEGLAVKEYSVFAANYIWAERGLGGEQLVIVLRLDGGAEVPDSLRRDLEARNRRLPDFKRVHGYVLWEQDFPRTASLKIKRHELAEAIRLERQRADSVIPL
- a CDS encoding alpha/beta fold hydrolase; the protein is MRLSSQDAEIHYEILGEGPDLVLLHPFPTNHRFWMGVADMLASRYRLIAYDLRGHGDSTPGAGPATMEKHAADLARLCDVNKVRKAIFAGVSVGGYVLFEFWRRHRERVAALILSDTRASADTEEGRAARLKSAEEVQKNGPAAFLESMVPKLLGQHTRDNRPDVVDGARKMMAKMTAAGIVAIQQGMAARPDSVPTLATVNVPTLVLVGAEDTLTPPADAEFIHQHIPGSRLEVIPSAGHLAIYEQRNSAGKVIRDFLHGLKPYLPKF
- the aroA gene encoding 3-phosphoshikimate 1-carboxyvinyltransferase, coding for MKNEIILQPARNLVGTLRLPGDKSISHRYAMLAALADGRTVLENFSTGEDCAHTLGCLRALGCGVEQTGGGRVEIEGRGRELGAPSAPLDCGNSGSTMRMLTGILAAQNFASELAGDASLSRRPMARVIEPLTVMGAHISSAEGARPPLRITGAKLRAIDYKMPVASAQVKSSVLFAGLLAEGQTFVEEPLPTRDHGELALQAFGAEITRTRNRVGITGGQKLRAIEAPIPADISTAAFFLCAAALFPESSLTIEDLLLNPTRAAVLDVLAAMGARILTLSLEVHNGELVGTVKLEAAALKGASISGAQTAALIDELPVLAAIAPYTEEGIEIRDARELRVKESDRIAAIAAGLRAMGAEVEEREDGLRIPGRQRLRGARVDSAGDHRIAMAFAVAALRAEGETTLSGAQAAAVSYPEFFATLESLVER
- a CDS encoding PspC domain-containing protein, whose product is MYCNYCGKVIQEDHLLCAYCGKRVGADVARRRLVRPREGRVFAGVCRGFAEYFDLDVSVVRVAWVLVALFGGGGVLAYVIAWIVVPTEPEKLSAPAAPPVQAQNS
- a CDS encoding acyl carrier protein, which codes for MPTLDQTLDQILTLAATHFKVPREQLSPDDDFFKKLGIDSLQTLELLTRLENHFQVELPDYELQGVSDFRTLAGKIQARL
- a CDS encoding enoyl-CoA hydratase/isomerase family protein codes for the protein MKDFKGKTLSWELADGAIELALHREPCNEISRATLEELEQFAAALEKGSADAHALILYSRMKAGFSAGADLRELHSLMEQHPTKEVAAGARDFLERIHRVMNTIDAAPLTTIAAVHGVCFGGGFELALACDLIIADKMARFCFPELRLGLIPGWGGIPRLKRDLGNAVVRDLLLTGRSLNASRALSVGLVSQVAAEGEALRLARATAAQVGKFDRETRIAAKKFLKPIPHDDLRREIDLFCELLARPAVKAGLRKFVESTGAQPYLP